A window of Exiguobacterium sp. Helios genomic DNA:
ATTTCGTTATCAGGAGCATTGCTCGGATGGACGATTCTTGCATCTGAAATTTCCTACCTTGTCGCGAAAGACGGTGCGTTTCCAAAGTTCTTTGCAAAAACGAACCGTAAAGGGGCGCCGGTCGGTGCGTTGCTGATCACTCAAATTGCGACCCAGTTCGTTGCGGGTATCGCCTTATTTTCTGCACAGACGTATTTAGTCTTATCCAGTATTGCCGGAATTTGTGCTTTGTTGCCGTATCTGTTGTCTGCCGTATACAGTGTCCGTTTTTCACGAGCAGAACGTAATACGAAGATGTTAATCTTCTCGACGATTGCTGCTGCCTATTCACTGTGGCTCGTCTACGCTTCAGGGATTTGGTATATCGTCATCGCAGCCCTCGTCTATGCACCGGGTATCATTGCCTACCTGATGGCAGAACGGGAACAGAAACGGGGCGGCATGTCGCGTTACGAAATGATTGCAAGCGGAATTTTAATTATCTTAGCTGCCGTTGCGATTTACGGAATGGTCGGAGGTCAAATTCAATTGTAAGACAAAAAAGCAAGAGGGACGTTAATATCCGTCTTGATAGACAAAACAGGAACCGAATCAGCATCCGGCTCCTGTTTTTTTGTTGTCTGGTATCTATCTCAGTCTTCAGAATTTGCTGAGCCGAAGCGGTGTTCAACTGCATCAACAGACAGTGGTTCAGAGAAAATGAATCCTTGCATTTGTTGGCAAGGCGTCTCTTGTAAATAATGTAAGGCGGTTGCCGTTTCGACACCTTCTGCGACGAGGTTCAGCTTTAAGTTTTGACCAAGTTGAATGATTGAGTCGAGCAACCCGTTTTCTCCTAAATCGATGCCGTCAATGAAGACTTTATCGATCTTGAGTTCATCAATCGGAAAAGCACGCAAATATTGTAAGGAAGAATAACCTGTTCCAAAATCATCAATCGATAATCGGAAGCCAAGCGCTTTGATCAGTTGCATCCGTTCAATTGTCCGCTGTGTTTGTAAAATTGCGATGTTCTCCGTCAATTCAAGGGTGACGAATTGCGGATTAATTATTTTCTGGGTCACGACGTGTTGCAGCGTCCGGACGAACGAGTCACTTTGGAACTGGTGCGGTGAAATATTGATGGCCATCGTCAAATCAGCCGCAATCCGTTTCTGCCAAATGGCGAGCCGCTCACAGGCCTCGATGACGACCCAGTTGTTAATGGGTGTGATCAAAGCGGCTTCTTCCGCAAGTGGAATGAATTCATCAGGAGGAATGCTCCCGAGTGCCGTATGATTCCAACGCAACAGCGCTTCAAAACCATCGACATGCTTGGTTTTCAAGTTGATGATTGGTTGATAGACCAAATGAAGGGCTTGATCCTCTAAAGCCGTAAATAATGAGCGTTCGAGCTGTAATTTCCGGGTGAACTGCTCATCCATTTCATGGGTTAAATATTGAATCGTTCCTGTACCGATTGATTTTCCGGCATACAAGGCCATTTCCGAACGGCGGTACAAATCTTCAAGTGATTTGGCTTCCGAAGGATAGACGGTAATTCCGAACGTACAGGAGATGATTAAGGAATGCCCATTAATATAATAGGGACGTTGCAATACTTGTTGCAGTTTCCGGGCATACTGGAACAGGGCATTCCGGTCGGTGACTTTTAGCAATAAACCAAACAAGTCACTCGTCGGATGGAACGTTAACAGCTGTTTTGCATGTTGAGACAAACGTTTGGCTAACGCTTGTAACAGTTGGTCGCCTACATGTGTACCGAAAGAATCGTTGATGACTTTAAAACGATCAATATCAAATAAGA
This region includes:
- a CDS encoding bifunctional diguanylate cyclase/phosphodiesterase; this translates as MDRSTINSYETVMQGFPLPAFILHVDLTVHSWNEAAESCWGWSAQEVIGQLIPLLDPEDAAFSRQIWHSFLKKRQSIQLPNTTFLHKSGEHSAATLLVSPLFDDKNEPFGAFFCQLPSSTQQNASKPLFQGLMDLRYAFDQIACVAIFDARGTIQYANANLTDVTGFCPNALLGQAWTILLDSSEEVLSTIRSQIKRKKAWSGKLSISTQDDSKKVLRATLIPVYDVNGVRFQHIFIGTDITETEHLEQELDFLVHHNELTHLLNKRGFLREGQVLFSKASDDFPISLILFDIDRFKVINDSFGTHVGDQLLQALAKRLSQHAKQLLTFHPTSDLFGLLLKVTDRNALFQYARKLQQVLQRPYYINGHSLIISCTFGITVYPSEAKSLEDLYRRSEMALYAGKSIGTGTIQYLTHEMDEQFTRKLQLERSLFTALEDQALHLVYQPIINLKTKHVDGFEALLRWNHTALGSIPPDEFIPLAEEAALITPINNWVVIEACERLAIWQKRIAADLTMAINISPHQFQSDSFVRTLQHVVTQKIINPQFVTLELTENIAILQTQRTIERMQLIKALGFRLSIDDFGTGYSSLQYLRAFPIDELKIDKVFIDGIDLGENGLLDSIIQLGQNLKLNLVAEGVETATALHYLQETPCQQMQGFIFSEPLSVDAVEHRFGSANSED